The DNA window aaaatgaacaaagttAACAAAGATGGGTTTGTTTCAGCGTTTGTCTGCtccagatgtttttatcagctgtttggactctcattctgacggcacccattcactacagagccTTCACTGCAAAGAAACAGACTCCTCTACATCTCAGAGGCCTGAGGCGTTTGCCACCTGATAAAACGGATTAGCTGATTAATCCTTTGCTTATTTTTACAACAACATTAACttttattcaaatgcatagTTTACAGTTTTCCCTATATAATGAAATGAAGTGTCAACAATCAGAaggcatttatgtatttagagTTAGAATAAAAATGTGGAGTCAAACATAAATTCATGGGTAGCactgaaaaccaaaaatgcacTTGTTTTTGTCAATTTGCAAAAACCCACCCGATGCTGTATACAGTGAAGCTCTCACTTGGTACAtttgatgctgtgtgtgtgtgtgtgtgtgtgtgtcaggtttcTGATGAAGACTCTGGACTCGTACGGAGATGATTACAGGACGGCGCAGCTCACCATCACCCTGGAGGTGCTTCGTTTAACCTGTTTAACACACAGCTGATCTTCACTATCTGTTCTGAGAGTGCAGACGTGTTAAACGCTCCTTGTGTTCATGCAGGACGAGGGGAAGGCTGGTTTAGAGACAGCTGCTGGTGCTGATGAAGACGGCTCTTCTCCAGCGGTTCCTCATCAGTCAGCAACCGGACCAAAGAAAAAGAGGCACCGGGTCCCAAAGGACAGAGAGCGAGACGCACAGGTCAGAGACACCGACCACATCAAAGCATATCCAGTCCTAATCATTCTAGAAACTTccagcattactccagtcttcagcgtcacgtgatcttcacaaatcattctaatatagtggtttgctgctcgagaaacatttctggttATTATCAGTGTGAAAGtcatatttaagcatttttaaggattctttgatgaacagagtTTGAAATGGATATCTTTTGCAATGTTATAAATGTCTTGACCGttgctttttataattaaatacatcttTTCTGAATTAAGAACCCAAACTGTAGCGTAGCAGTGACCGATGATCCATTcatgtatgtaaaatatttttttgaattatgGACTAAGTGTCATTTAGCTTCCAGTTCAAGTCTTAACTGAcctggttgttttttttgtttttttaattcatgttccTGTACATCACTAACTCTCACTCTTTAAAACACACCTCATGACTCAAGCAATCATTGGTTCACAAATGCTGCAGAGTCCATACCCAAAGTTAGAAGCAGCAGTAGTAgtaagtgtaagtgtgtgtgtgtgtgtccgtcagATGGAGTCGGAGCATGCGGTCCTGACCGAGGGTCAGTTCTCAGGATTCCCGAGCCCTGGTTCGCTGACCCCCTGACCCTCATCACTCCACTGCTTTTCTAGGACAGAAATTGTTTGTggcaaaattactttttttaataaatctttttaatggGACTCATCAGCATCATCTGAGGTCAATCTTTGCAATcatgacaacatttttacagtttaatgaaCGGGACAGCAGCTTTTGACACACACTGAATTCTGGCCGAGCGAAGGCGAGTCTATCTGTGTTTGCCGTATCTGTTGAAGCGGCGGTACAGGAAGCTGATCCTCTTGTCCAGGTTGTGCTTGTCCTCGGTCATCATCCGGTCTCCCACCATCCTCTTCTTCCTGATGAGCCGCTGGAGCTCGATTCCTCTGAAGCCCCTGAGCCACACCGGTCCTCGGATCAAGTCTTTCGGATGAGCTTTAAAATCTCCTGCGGTCAAAAACGGTCAAACCAGGTAACGCTGATCAATGGACAATACGCTTGTAGTGCTGATAGAagatttgctaaataaattgcTGGTGATATGAACATTGTTTTCTCTCCTGGTCAATCCTTGTGTCACGATTTCCAGATTTAAGAGcgttttttaatattgttttttttataatcccTCTAATTTAACCCCGGTAGCACAATGAGATCCATTAGAACCAAAAAGAACGATTCATTTTACtgaatctgaatgaatcagttcaaAATACAGTGACTCTGCATCACGTTCATGAACCTTTCTGTGAggcattttaaaagttaatagctaaaatgtatataatcaTTTGATTTGCATGCAAATGTTCCTTATTcgtattaaaaattgtaattaggATATCTTTACTGCACGTTGACATTTTACTCAATGAATGCTGGCAAAACTATGAAGGATAATGAGATGTAGAGCACCTACAGCCTGCTTTTATTACAGCACTTCATGATTAATCAATGAGGATTagcaaaaaacatcttaaaaccTTCCTGCAGTGTCAGGTTCAGACTGACCTGCATTCACTTTTCAAACTGCTTAAACGTTttggttttttatatatatatatatatatatatatatatatatatatatatatataggtatatctCATTTAGGGTTATGAATGTGCATGCAACCTTGTGACACACATATTCAGGCTCCCTTGCAATACAccccaaaaaaaatcacataaaaagaATAAGGACACATGtcaaacactgtaaaatgaaatgcatgagtTTAAAGCTCGCATGTTCGTTTTTAAGCTCAATAACTAGCCTGTCGTGGAATTACAGAgatgtaattatttaacaagCAGCGGGAAGATGCTCACCCAAGATCCCGATGTTGTCATAGACTCCAAACATGCTCCTCTTCTCCGTCCATCGATCCACCTCCTTCAGTTTGGGAATGGCGTGCATTCGTATTCTAGCGCAGGTGCCTGTGAGACACAGGACAGAGagtaaaaaacacaacacaacgctcacaaaacacacattaagagagagagaggatcaCACACCTGTGCTGAAGAGCCGAGCCGAGGACTGACAGAAGCTCCTCAGCGCTCCTCCGAACACAGACATGCTGCAGAGACATCACAAAGCGATCAGATATCGTCTACATCGATGCTCAAAAACCTCCTGAATAATGACCTTCAGTCGCGAGCGCGCTGGCATTACATCAGTTCAGTCTGT is part of the Puntigrus tetrazona isolate hp1 chromosome 16, ASM1883169v1, whole genome shotgun sequence genome and encodes:
- the mrpl51 gene encoding 39S ribosomal protein L51, mitochondrial, with protein sequence MSVFGGALRSFCQSSARLFSTGTCARIRMHAIPKLKEVDRWTEKRSMFGVYDNIGILGDFKAHPKDLIRGPVWLRGFRGIELQRLIRKKRMVGDRMMTEDKHNLDKRISFLYRRFNRYGKHR